CCGGCAGGTCGGCGACCCGGTGTCGCGCGGTCACGAGGCCGGGGCGACCAAGATCACCGAGTTCCTGCACTGGTGCGAGGACGTCGGCGTCAAGGTCGTGACGGTCTGGATGCTGTCCACCGACAACCTGACCCGCCCGGCCGACGAGCTGGAGCCGCTGCTCCGGATCATCGAGCAGACGGTCGAGGAGCTGACCACGATCGGCCGCTGGCGGATCCACCCGGTCGGCGCGCTGGACCTGCTGCCCGGCAGCACCGCCGAGGCCCTCAAGGCGGCCGAGACCGACACCCAGGACCTGGACGGCCTGCTGGTCAACGTCGCGGTCGGGTACGGCGGGCGCCGCGAGCTGGCCGATGCGGTCCGGTCACTGCTCCTGGAGGAAGCGGCGAAGGGCATCTCGATCGAGGAGCTGGCCGACCGGGTCGACGTCGAGCACATCGCCCGGCACCTGTACACCAAGGGCCAGCCGGATCCGGATCTGGTCATCCGGACGTCAGGGGAGCAGCGGCTCGGCGGCTTCCTGCTGTGGCAGAGCGCGCTCAGCGAGTTCTACTTCTGCGAGGCGCTCTGGCCGGACTTCCGGCACGTGGACTTCCTCCGCGCGATCCGCAGCTACGCCCAGCGCGAGCGCCGCTTCGGCACCTGAGCCACCCTCGCTCGATCCGCCTGACGCGCCTGAGCGCCGGCCGCAGCGCGGGCAGGTCGTGCGTCGGCGTAGGTAGTAGGCGTACGTCGCCATGCCCAGCGCGGCGCCCCAAACGGTCCACAGGATGCCCGGGCCGGTGACCGCCCAGTTGTCGCCGTGCAGCGGCAGCTGAGCGTTCATCAGGCCGGCCGGGATCAGTACGACCGACACGATCGACGCGGGGATGATCGCGAGCATCGGCGGTACGCGCCGGCCGGCCTTGAACCAGATCCACCGCGGGTACACCTCGCCCCATCGGCGGACCAGGCCGTGGGTGAGGACGCTGCCGCCGGCTCCGGCCACCGCCAGGCCGAGGCCCATCTCGAGCATCCCGGGCGTGTCGGCCATCATCCTGTGGAAATCCTTGCTGATCCCGACCGGCCAGCCGAAGAACCAGGCCACCCGGGTGAACTCGTACGGAACGTTCGCCAGCACCGCGACCAGAACCGCCCGCCGGCCCCACCGGAGCGCCGCCTCCGGGCTGGTCCAGGCCGGCTGTACGTGGCCCCGGCCGCACGACACGCACTGCTGCCGGCTGCGCCGGTGGTACGCGATCGCGGTCGCCGCCCAGAGCAGTCCGCCGACGAACACGACGATCAGGTGCACCCGATGCCAGTACAGGATGTCGCCGACGCCGCCCTGCGGTCCTGGTACGCCGGTGAACGCGAACACGAGCAGTGCTGGCGCCATTACGAGCATCGCGATCAGTGTGTAGTCAGGTACTACCAGTGCGAGGCAGACCGCGAGTACGGCGGCGATCGCTTGGAGTACTGATCCACGTGGTTGAGTCCGGGTCATCACGACTGCCAGTACCGCGCCGCCCAGTCCCACAGCCGCCATCACCGGTGCGACCACGTGCGCCGGCGCACCCTCCAGTACTGAGCCGGTAGCGCGGTTGTCGGGTACCTGCGCGAACGGGTAGCCCGCGCCTCCGAAGGTCCAGTACATGCCCAGTACGCCGTACACGAGGGACCAGAGCGCAGTGGCGTACCCGGTCCAGATCGGCCAGTTCTTTCGCATGCACCGAGCCTCACGTGGCGGCACGCCTGGCGGATCACCCAGCGGAGTGAGCGGCCTCCCCCGGGTGAGGGGAAGGTGTAACGCCGCGTTAACCCCGTGGCCGGGCGTGTCGGGCTGCGCCGTTTGGCGGAGGCTCCTACTCTGACAATGACGGTCGGAGGGGAAGCCGGCTGTCCGGGAGGCCCGATCAGCTTGAGAATCGTTTGCCAGCCGGTTGCCCCATGAGGGGCCGAACGGAGTACCCGAGACCCACGGTCTCGTCCGCACTGATTCCCGGATTCGCCGGTACGGCGGTCCGGAGGGGATCTGCATCCGGTCCCCGGGCCAGCTCCCGGTCCATCACCTAACCACTGGTGGGCCGGGCGAGGTGCAACGTCGCGGCCCAGAA
The genomic region above belongs to Kribbella solani and contains:
- a CDS encoding isoprenyl transferase codes for the protein MRTPGKQKLRDAVYGLYERRLTRSLSPDRIPRHIGVIIDGNRRWARQVGDPVSRGHEAGATKITEFLHWCEDVGVKVVTVWMLSTDNLTRPADELEPLLRIIEQTVEELTTIGRWRIHPVGALDLLPGSTAEALKAAETDTQDLDGLLVNVAVGYGGRRELADAVRSLLLEEAAKGISIEELADRVDVEHIARHLYTKGQPDPDLVIRTSGEQRLGGFLLWQSALSEFYFCEALWPDFRHVDFLRAIRSYAQRERRFGT